The Candidatus Hydrogenisulfobacillus filiaventi sequence CGAGCCCCGCCGCCTCGCAGGCGGAGGCCACCGGTTGCCCGCGCCCGTCCAGGACGCCCACCAGCACCAGGATGCGGGCGGTGGGGTCCGCCGTGCGGCAGGCGGCGGCCCAGGCCGCCCAGTCGGGGGGCGCGCCGGGGGCGAAGCGGGTCACGACCGCCCAGGACCCGGGATGGCGGGCCAGCCGCGCCGGCAGCGCCGTCGCGGGGACGGGGACCCACGGGCTGGGGGGATGGACCAGAGTCTGCAGCGCCTGGGCGGCTGTGGGATGGGCCGCCAGGAAGCAGAGCCGTTTGCCGGGCATACGTGTCATCGCCTCCTCCAACAAAAAAACCGCCGCCTCCGGGCAGGAGGCGGCGGGACGGAGGGCATCGGCCTTAGGGGGTGCCGGGTACCGGCACCGGAATGGCGAACGGGCAGTCGGTGGGGTCGTACTGCTCCTCCTCCCAGTGGTTCACGCCGGGGCTCTGGGAGGACCCGCAGGACGTGCTGGAGGTGGTGTTGCCGTTGCTCCAGTGCGTATAGGTGGTGGTGCAGGTGGTGGTCGTCACGGTGTAGGGCTGGCGCATCTTGTAGATCCCGAAGCCCGGACCGGGCTGGAGGCTCCCCGGCGGATACGGCCAGTCCCCCGTGCCGTTGGCGTAGTGCATGCCCTGCGGCACCGGAGCCCCTTGGATCGGCCCGTATGGCGGGTACGTCGTCAGGGCCGGGCGGGGCATGCACGCCTGGAACGTGCCCGTGGTCTGCCCATAGCTGGTGGACGATGACGACGAGGAGCTGCTGCTGGTGCCGGTGACGTAGATGGGCGGGGGTGTGTAAACGGGGGGCGGAGTCGGGCTGGGCGTCGGGCTCGGAGTCGGGCTGGGCGTCGGGCTCGGAGTCGGAGCTGGAGAGGGAGAAGGATTGGATGACGCGCATCCAGACGTACACCAGGATGCGCCTCCGGTATAGGGAGCCCCGTTTTCCTGTCCGCAAGAGTTGTAGGGTTGGAAAAGACCGGAACCACAACCGGTGCAGGACAGGAATTTCGACGCTCCCCATCCTGAACACCCGGTCCCCGAATTGACGAAGCACTGGCATCCGCCGCAGTTATTGCCGCCCCTGTAGCACCGGAGCGTGCCATTGCCGCCATCGCAGGAGCCCGCCTCGTAGCTGGAACAGGCATAGGACTTGCTGTGGCACCAGCTCGGCGGGTTGGATCCGGAGCACTGGGAGTTGCCGCCATGATTACCACCAGCATTACCAGCATTACCAGTACCACTAGCCAAAGCCTGCCCACCGAGAAAGCCCAAGCAAGCCAACGCCGCTCCCGTGATGGCCATCATCCAGGAACGGGATGGCGAACGGATGCGCAGACGCACTGGGGATCACCTCGCTCTTAGTTGGCTGTCCAGAAGACCTGCGTGGGAATGGCCCGGCCAGCCGGGGTTCCCGACCCTGCGTAGGTGGCCTGGCCGTTGGCCTCCGGCACATTGGCATCCACGTACCAGCGCCATTGGGATCCGCTCTGGACGAGATCCAGGGCCACCTGGATGTTGTGATAAGGGTACAGCCCGATGGTCATCTTGGTGCCATCCAGGCCGCTTTCCAGGAGGTCCACTTGGAGGCCCGACAGCGTCACGTACATCCCGATGTGGCCGGACGGCTCGGGGGACTGGGCGAAGGACGGGGACGCGGAGGCGGAGACGTCCGACACGTCGGCCCATACCCGGTAGACGTAGTTGCGGGACGGCAATGTAGCGGGAGCGCCATCGACGAGCCAAGCCGCCGCGTCCTGCGGAGTGTCCACGACGTGGGGGCGGATGCTGCCCGCCTGGAGCCCCTGGGGGTTGACCAGCGCGGAACCCGGACGCGCCTGATTACTATCGCCATCAATCAGGTAACGCGCCGCCGTCCGTACTGCCGCCACGATCTGGGCGTTGGACAGGGGCGGCGTGCCGGCCACGCGAGGCAGGGCGTCCATCTGCTGCGCCAAGCGCGAAATCACCGTGGGCGTCAGCCCGATGATGGCGCCATCGCTCGGCATCGAGGCGGGCAGGGAGACCCCCACCGCCTGCGGGGAGGCGGGCACAGCCGGACCCCCGTACTGTTGCATGATCGTCGGGTTGTTGAGCAAGGAGACCGTGACCCGATCCGCATAGGGTCCGGAGGCGGGGATCTCGGGCAGAGCCTGATGCACCAGGGCATCCCGCTGGTGGATGTACTGGCGGTTCAGCCCGTCCAAGGTCGCGAACACCGTGCCCCCGCCCATGCCCTGCATCTTGTGTCCCACACCGGACGGGATGGAGGCGGATCCCCCGAACGTGACCACCGAGAACGTGCCTGGGGCCAGGGTGGAGAGGTAGCGGTTGGCATGGGTCGGCACAGCCCCATCGTTGACCAGCAGCACAGGGGCCTCCATGGCCGCCGCATAGGGGGTGGCGGCCAGGGCGTCAACGATGTGCGCCTGCGCCCCGTTGGCCACGAACACCTCCGTGGGCGACGGGAAGAAGTGGAAGTTAACCGCCCAACTCGTGCCGAAGCGATCCTGCTCGCCCAGATCGACCACGTTGGCACCCGTGGGCAGGTTGGTGACGGTCGCGAACGCCATCGCCCCCAGCTGATAGGCCGTGGTGGCCTGCGCCGCCAGGGCGGCCTCCGACGCCGGCAGGGCCGTCTGGCCGTTCACGGCGGAGGGGGCCAGCAGGATGGGGGCCTTCATCATCGCGGCTGGAGAGCCGCCCGAGAGGGCGTCCACCACGTTGGCGGGGTTGCCCGACGTGATGAAGACCGTGGAGAAGCTGGACTGCCCGGTGGCCTTCAGGAGCGCCTGCGCCACGGCGGTGGCGGTGGCGTACTGGTCCGAGGAGCCGTAGCCGGTGACGGTGTAGCCTTGGGACGTCAGCACATGCTGGAGCGTGGCGTTGTTGTCCGCGCCCACCAGAATCACGGTCTTTGCCCCCAGCTCCTGGAGGCCCGTGGCCGTGGTCGGATTCAGGGCCGTGGCGGTGTTGGTGAGCAGGATGGGGGCCTTGAGGGCGTAGGCCAGGGGGCCCGCCACCAGCGGGTCGAACAGGTTCTGGTCCGCCCCCGAGGCCAGAATCACGGTCGAGGCCCCGGTCGGATATTGCTCCTTCGCGATGGCCAGGGCCGTCCCCGCCCGGGTGGATCCCGCCAGGCGCGTGGCCGTCTGGGTGAGACTCGCCGTCGTCACCGCGGCGGGCCTCGCCGCCTGGGTCTGGGGCGCGGGCGCGGCCCCGCAGGCCGCCGTGGTTACCACCAGGGCGCCCAGGCCCGACGCCGCCAGCATCCGCTTCCGCATCCGTCGCCACATCCTTTCGTTTCGCATGCTGACCTCCTGTATTCGCCGCCGATCCGAGGGTTCCTTCCGCTTCCAGGACGGCACCTGAATCGGGAACGTGCACTTAGCCTAGCGGTCGCACCCGCCCCAGCACCAGCATGCGCGCTCCCACGAGGGACGGGCCGCCCGGCAGGGCGAACACGGCCGTGCCCTGCCCCTGGGACCGGGCGGGCACCACCAGCCATCGTTCGGTGGGCGTGGTGCCCGCAAGGGGAATCGAGGCGCCCGCCGCCGAGCGCTCGGTGGTCAGGAGCGGCACGGCGGGATACACCGCCCGGCCCGCCCAGAGCCCGATGGCCGTCACCGGCACCAGGAGCGGCCGTCCGGTGGGGTTGGCCACCGTGAACGGCACCGCCACCGCCCGCTCCCCGGAGGGGAGCGGCAGACCCGCCGGGGTCGTGGGCGCGCCGAACGTCCAGCGCAACCCCGCCAGGGCGGCGTCCGGCTCCGTGGGCGCCAGGGCCGGGGTTGGGGGGCGGAAGGCGGTCCCGCGCGCGGCGCTCCGGGTGTGGGATCGGTGGGGGACGGCGGAGTGGGGGGCGGAGGCATGCGCGTGCGGGGGAGCGGGAGCCCCACACCCCGCCAGTCCGAGGGCCACGCTCACCGTCCCCAGGATTCGGGAAAGCCTCGGCACCGGCACCATCTCCTGTCTTTTCGTTTGCCCCATAAAAAACCGGCCGGGCGTGAGCTCGGCCAACCACGAAAGATCCCAGGCAGATAGCAAGCCCCCGGTTGAGCCGGGGGCTTGCTATCATAAGCGGCGAGGGTACGCCCTTCGGCGACCTCCTAGAAGGGAGGCGAGGGCGTTGCACCTACAGGTGACAGTGCATATCACGCTTTCCACGGCCGTGACACTGGCCCTGTGGTGGCACTGGCGGCGGTCCCGCCGCTAGGCCCTCACCCGCCCCCGGAGACACCACCTCCGGGGGCCTTGCTTACACGGTCATTATACCCGCACCGGAGCGGCTTTGCGCTGCGCAAACAAGGTACGCGTACGGGCGTCAATTCAGGTCCCGGTCTTTTCGTTTGCCCCATAAAAAACCGGCCGGGCGTGAGCTCGGCCAACCACGAGAGATCCCAGGCAGATAGCAAGCCCCCGGCTGAGCCGGGGGCTTGCTATCATAAGCGGCGAGGGTACGCCCCACACACGAGAACCTTAGCTCGCGCTCATTCTGGCTCGACCGCGTGGTGGCCCCGGTCAGCGGTCGATCGGGAGGAACGAAGACCAAGGCGGCTCTGATATATCCACCAGCACGCACACGACCGCCTTCCCAGGCTGGCGCACCGCTGTTTCCAGCGCCTCAGCCGCTGATCGCCAGGATGCCGACGACGAGCAGCCACGCCGTCGCGAGGATCAGCAGCGTCTGCGCCACCAGCCCAACGCCCAGGCCCAGCGGCCCGAGCAGCCACCCGAGCAGCCACGCGCCTCCTGGAGCGCAGACCCCGGCACACGCCGCGGCCCCCGTCGCCATCGCGGTGCCGAAGCTCCCGGGTAGCACCCACGCCGTGGCCGCTGGACGGGGTGCCCGCCGCCTGGCCAGCCAGAGCAGAGTCGCGGCCGCCGCGACCATGGCCCAGATCAGGCTCCACGCCACGGCCATCGGATACCGAAGATCAAGAATGAGCCGCCAAGCCCAGAACCCGCCCATCGCCAGCGCGGCGGACCCCAGGACCTGCCAGCGGATGGCCGGCCCGGATCGCCAAGCTGCGGCCATCCGACGCAGCCCGATCCGCAGACCAGCCCATTCGGGCAGGATCGCCATGGCCACGATGGCACCAATCTGGATGGCGGAGCACCAAAGGCAAATCCGCAGGTCCGCCCACTCATGCGTCCAGGCCCACAGAATTCCCATGCCGCCAGCCGCAATCCAGGCAAGGCGCCATCGCCTTCCAGCACCGATCATGGCCAGCCCGGCCAGCGCCCAGGCGGCTCCCCACAGCGCCAGCGGCACCCCCAGGGGGTGACTGCCGGAGCCGGAGAGCACCGCCGCACAATCCACCACTCCGGACGATGGGCAGACTGGCGCGCCGCCTGCCCACTCCGCCCCCGTCACATACATGGCCAGCGCCGCCACGACCACCAGATCGGCGATCACGGCCATCCGTCGTCCAAGGCCCAGGGCCGTCAATCAGATCAGTCCCATCACCAGTAGCCAGCTGCGGCAGCCGTGCTCGCACACGCCGTCCAGCTCCACCCAGCATCCGTCCGTCGCCTCGGCCCCGTCCTCTTCCTCAAGCCATTCCAGCAAGGTGTCCATGCTGGGAGCTTGGCTTCGATCCTCAGGCTCGCACATGGCGTGGACCTCCTCCCCTTCGCTGGCATTCCGCAAAACGCGGCGGCCTCCCCCTCGACAACGCGAGGAGGAGGCCCGAAGCCGGCGGGCGAGGGGAGGCAGAGGCGCTCCTGCGCCACCAGCGGTGCCGCGACGAGGCTCGCTCCCGCGCCGCACACCCAGGCGCGATTCCAGATCCAGGCCCATCGCACGATCCGCATGGCCGGCGATCAGTCTGGAAACAGACTCGGGAGGACGCCCCGACGAGGGTCGATGACCGCAATGCCGCGAACGACGTACTCTCCGGTCGGGTCCACGCCGACCAGACGCACGCCCTCCACGGTCGGAGCATCGTCGGGACCCCCGCCGTAATCCGCCATCACCTCCGTCAGAGCCCGCTCGGCCGCGGCGCGCGAGGCGTAGAAACCCAGCACCGCGTCCTGCGGTGCCTGGCTCCAATCGATCAGCACCCACAGCTCCATCTCCACGGCATCACCCCCCTGCTGAAAGAAATGGAATCTGATCGTTGCGGCGTTTCTACCGATCGCGTTCGCGATCCCGCTGGCAGAGGGCATCCCACGCCTCGCGGGCGTTGCCGGGCGGCACGTCGGGCCTTACCGCCTCGATGGTGGCGACGGCCCGTCGCTCGGCCTCGGGGTCGTCCGGCCGCGCCGCCAGATCCTCGAAGGCGATGCGCAGGCGCTCCCAGACCGCGGTGGGCACCGCGTCCATGCCGGGAGCGGAGACCAGCGCAGCCAGCGCGTGACGGGCGATGAGGTCTCGGGGCACGTCCGCCTGCCGCAACATCGCCAGCAGCTCCTGCAAAATCTGCTGAGGCCCTGCGGCCATAGCCATCGCTCCTCTCTCGGATCCCGTGATCAGGCCCCCAGTTCCCACGGATCAGCCAGATCGCCAAGCCGCTCCCGATCGACGCCCGCGCAGCGCAGGCACAGCACCTCGCCGGTGTCCCCGTTGGTCAGCACGTTGTAGGCTTGCGGGATGCGCAGATCCACCCCGTCC is a genomic window containing:
- a CDS encoding protein of unknown function (Evidence 5 : Unknown function); this encodes MPRPALTTYPPYGPIQGAPVPQGMHYANGTGDWPYPPGSLQPGPGFGIYKMRQPYTVTTTTCTTTYTHWSNGNTTSSTSCGSSQSPGVNHWEEEQYDPTDCPFAIPVPVPGTP
- a CDS encoding exported protein of unknown function (Evidence 5 : Unknown function): MRNERMWRRMRKRMLAASGLGALVVTTAACGAAPAPQTQAARPAAVTTASLTQTATRLAGSTRAGTALAIAKEQYPTGASTVILASGADQNLFDPLVAGPLAYALKAPILLTNTATALNPTTATGLQELGAKTVILVGADNNATLQHVLTSQGYTVTGYGSSDQYATATAVAQALLKATGQSSFSTVFITSGNPANVVDALSGGSPAAMMKAPILLAPSAVNGQTALPASEAALAAQATTAYQLGAMAFATVTNLPTGANVVDLGEQDRFGTSWAVNFHFFPSPTEVFVANGAQAHIVDALAATPYAAAMEAPVLLVNDGAVPTHANRYLSTLAPGTFSVVTFGGSASIPSGVGHKMQGMGGGTVFATLDGLNRQYIHQRDALVHQALPEIPASGPYADRVTVSLLNNPTIMQQYGGPAVPASPQAVGVSLPASMPSDGAIIGLTPTVISRLAQQMDALPRVAGTPPLSNAQIVAAVRTAARYLIDGDSNQARPGSALVNPQGLQAGSIRPHVVDTPQDAAAWLVDGAPATLPSRNYVYRVWADVSDVSASASPSFAQSPEPSGHIGMYVTLSGLQVDLLESGLDGTKMTIGLYPYHNIQVALDLVQSGSQWRWYVDANVPEANGQATYAGSGTPAGRAIPTQVFWTAN
- a CDS encoding protein of unknown function (Evidence 5 : Unknown function), which translates into the protein MRAGGYIRAALVFVPPDRPLTGATTRSSQNERELRFSCVGRTLAAYDSKPPAQPGACYLPGISRGWPSSRPAGFLWGKRKDRDLN
- a CDS encoding conserved membrane protein of unknown function (Evidence 4 : Unknown function but conserved in other organisms), which codes for MAVIADLVVVAALAMYVTGAEWAGGAPVCPSSGVVDCAAVLSGSGSHPLGVPLALWGAAWALAGLAMIGAGRRWRLAWIAAGGMGILWAWTHEWADLRICLWCSAIQIGAIVAMAILPEWAGLRIGLRRMAAAWRSGPAIRWQVLGSAALAMGGFWAWRLILDLRYPMAVAWSLIWAMVAAAATLLWLARRRAPRPAATAWVLPGSFGTAMATGAAACAGVCAPGGAWLLGWLLGPLGLGVGLVAQTLLILATAWLLVVGILAISG
- a CDS encoding protein of unknown function (Evidence 5 : Unknown function) produces the protein MAAGPQQILQELLAMLRQADVPRDLIARHALAALVSAPGMDAVPTAVWERLRIAFEDLAARPDDPEAERRAVATIEAVRPDVPPGNAREAWDALCQRDRERDR
- a CDS encoding exported protein of unknown function (Evidence 5 : Unknown function), which produces MPRLSRILGTVSVALGLAGCGAPAPPHAHASAPHSAVPHRSHTRSAARGTAFRPPTPALAPTEPDAALAGLRWTFGAPTTPAGLPLPSGERAVAVPFTVANPTGRPLLVPVTAIGLWAGRAVYPAVPLLTTERSAAGASIPLAGTTPTERWLVVPARSQGQGTAVFALPGGPSLVGARMLVLGRVRPLG
- a CDS encoding protein of unknown function (Evidence 5 : Unknown function), coding for MCEPEDRSQAPSMDTLLEWLEEEDGAEATDGCWVELDGVCEHGCRSWLLVMGLI
- a CDS encoding protein of unknown function (Evidence 5 : Unknown function), with the protein product MEMELWVLIDWSQAPQDAVLGFYASRAAAERALTEVMADYGGGPDDAPTVEGVRLVGVDPTGEYVVRGIAVIDPRRGVLPSLFPD